From a single Phragmites australis chromosome 7, lpPhrAust1.1, whole genome shotgun sequence genomic region:
- the LOC133923624 gene encoding cytochrome P450 87A3-like, whose protein sequence is MCAYMRLSGAAAFAALVLLLLYAVRRWRNPRSSGRLPPGSMGLPFVGETLQFFSPDASFDVPRFVRHRLTRYGPIFKTSLVGHPVVVSADEELNYMVFQQEGKLFQSWYPDSFVEILGRDNVGEQQGAMFKYLKNMVLRYFGPESLRESMLGDVEHAVRNSLCTWSTLPAVELKEAVSTMVFDLSANKLLGLEQSRSKILRKSFFDFVRGLISFPLYLPGTAYYSCMKGRQSAMEVLQQVLEERKRSVQVLGARGVKEKTRRHGDFLDHVIQEITKEKPLVTDKMALDLMFVLLFASFHTTSLALTLAVKLLADHPHVLEELTVEHETILKDRKAGGESDGITWMEYKSMTFTSQVINETVRLANIAPGIFRKALKDIQFKGYTIPEGWGVMVCPPAVHLNPDIYPDPLTFNPSRFKDKPEINRGSRHFMAFGGGLRFCVGADFSKLQMSIFLHFLVTRYRWKTLEGGKIVRTPGLEFPDGYHIQTRQRD, encoded by the exons ATGTGCGCCTACATGAGGCTCTCCGGTGCGGCGGCCTTTGCTGCactcgtgctgctgctgctgtacgCGGTGCGCAGGTGGCGAAACCCTCGCTCCAGCGGCCGGCTCCCGCCGGGCTCCATGGGCCTGCCGTTCGTCGGCGAGACGCTGCAGTTCTTCTCCCCCGACGCCTCCTTCGACGTCCCTCGTTTCGTCCGGCACAGGCTGACGAG GTACGGCCCGATCTTCAAGACCAGTCTTGTGGGGCACCCGGTCGTCGTCTCCGCAGACGAGGAGCTGAACTACATGGTGTTCCAGCAGGAGGGGAAGCTGTTCCAGAGCTGGTACCCGGACTCGTTCGTGGAGATCCTCGGCAGGGACAACGTCGGAGAGCAGCAGGGCGCCATGTTCAAGTACCTCAAGAACATGGTGCTCCGGTACTTCGGCCCGGAGAGCCTCAGGGAGTCCATGCTCGGCGACGTCGAGCACGCCGTGAGGAACTCCCTCTGCACCTGGTCCACCCTGCCGGCCGTCGAGTTGAAAGAAGCCGTCTCGACA ATGGTGTTTGATCTTTCAGCGAACAAGCTGCTCGGCTTGGAGCAGTCGAGGTCGAAGATCCTGAGGAAGAGCTTCTTCGACTTTGTTCGAGGGCTCATCTCGTTCCCGCTGTATTTGCCAGGAACAGCATACTACTCATGCATGAAG GGGCGACAGAGTGCAATGGAGGTGCTACAGCAAGTgctggaggagaggaagagatcgGTACAGGTGCTTGGAGCACGAGGAGTCAAGGAAAAGACACGACGCCATGGCGACTTTTTGGACCACGTCATCCAGGAGATCACGAAGGAGAAGCCGCTCGTGACGGACAAAATGGCACTTGACCTGATGTTCGTGCTCCTCTTCGCCAGCTTCCACACGACGTCGCTGGCGCTCACCCTGGCCGTCAAGCTGCTCGCCGACCACCCTCACGTTCTGGAGGAGCTCACG GTGGAACATGAAACGATTCTGAAGGACCGTAAGGCGGGTGGTGAATCTGATGGAATCACATGGATGGAGTACAAGTCTATGACATTCACATCCCAG GTCATTAACGAGACCGTCCGATTGGCCAACATTGCGCCTGGTATCTTCAGAAAGGCGCTGAAAGATATACAGTTCAAAG GATACACAATCCCAGAAGGATGGGGAGTGATGGTCTGCCCTCCAGCAGTGCACTTGAACCCAGATATTTACCCAGATCCCCTCACCTTTAACCCTTCAAGATTCAAG GATAAACCGGAGATAAACCGGGGGTCTAGACACTTCATGGCATTTGGAGGCGGCCTCCGATTCTGTGTTGGAGCAGACTTCAGCAAGCTACAAATGTCCATTTTCCTCCATTTCCTCGTCACCAGATACAG GTGGAAAACACTTGAGGGAGGCAAGATAGTCCGGACTCCGGGACTAGAGTTTCCTGATGGTTACCACATTCAAACAAGACAGCGCGATTAA